In Mobula hypostoma chromosome 24 unlocalized genomic scaffold, sMobHyp1.1 SUPER_24_unloc_1, whole genome shotgun sequence, the following are encoded in one genomic region:
- the LOC134341308 gene encoding N-acetyllactosaminide beta-1,3-N-acetylglucosaminyltransferase 3-like: MRRHQRFYEKVVLGVLVTLGLFFMFWDNDQCHKTDDVAETVHHKDLPKAADATKSVPKPKCHANKTLLHLSSFDQQKEHIKNFLMYKHCREFDMIQNIPDKCGGREGSQNVFLLLVIKSDPFNQDRREMVRKTWGKERKFNGVLIKRVFISGVSPDQKERKKLNQLLAMENREHRDVLQWDFLDTFFNLTLKQYKLLQWVSEFCPSAKFIFNGDDDVFANTDNMVDYLLGVKVHQHLFVGHLIYGVGPIREKWSKYYVPELVTTINSYPPYIGGGGILMSSYTAHIINHIAQDLELYPIDDVYFGMCLAKAGLAPHSHSGFRTTGVRVPSIQDDSFNPCYYRELLLVHRFRPFELLLMWDAVHDTKLKCAHVSQKSAFTKRTTSHERL; the protein is encoded by the coding sequence ATGAGAAGACATCAGCGATTCTATGAGAAAGTAGTGCTAGGTGTTTTGGTTACTCTGGGATTGTTCTTCATGTTCTGGGATAATGACCAATGTCATAAGACTGATGATGTTGCAGAAACTGTTCACCACAAAGATTTGCCCAAGGCTGCTGATGCAACTAAGTCAGTGCCTAAGCCAAAGTGCCATGCGAACAAGACATTGTTACACCTGTCCTCATTTGATCAACAGAAAGAGCACATAAAAAACTTCTTGATGTATAAACACTGTCGAGAGTTTGACATGATTCAAAATATCCCAGACAAATGCGGTGGTCGAGAAGGATCTCAGAATGTCTTCCTGCTCCTGGTGATCAAATCTGACCCTTTCAACCAGGATCGGCGGGAAATGGTAAGAAAGACCTGGGGCAAAGAACGCAAATTCAATGGGGTCCTCATTAAGAGAGTCTTTATCTCTGGTGTCTCTCCTGAccaaaaagaaaggaagaaattgAATCAGCTGTTAGCAAtggaaaacagagaacacagagATGTCCTACAATGGGATTTCTTGGATACCTTTTTCAACCTCACCCTCAAACAATACAAGTTGCTGCAGTGGGTCAGTGAATTTTGCCCCAGTGCCAAATTCATCTTCAATGGAGATGATGATGTCTTTGCCAACACCGATAACATGGTTGATTACTTGTTAGGCGTGAAGGTTCACCAACACTTGTTTGTGGGTCATCTCATTTATGGAGTTGGGCCCATTCGCGAGAAGTGGAGCAAGTATTATGTGCCAGAGCTAGTGACCACCATCAACTCGTACCCACCATACATTGGTGGAGGGGGCATACTTATGTCTTCGTATACAGCTCATATCATTAACCACATAGCCCAAGACCTTGAACTATACCCCATTGATGATGTGTATTTTGGGATGTGTCTAGCCAAGGCTGGACTAGCCCCACACTCCCATAGTGGATTCAGGACAACTGGAGTCAGGGTTCCTTCAATCCAAGATGACTCTTTCAATCCTTGCTATTACCGTGAGTTGCTGCTAGTGCACCGTTTTCGGCCTTTTGAACTGCTATTGATGTGGGATGCAGTGCATGATACTAAGCTGAAATGTGCTCATGTTTCCCAGAAGTCTGCATTCACGAAAAGGACCACGAGTCATGAGAGACTGTAG